The Toxorhynchites rutilus septentrionalis strain SRP chromosome 3, ASM2978413v1, whole genome shotgun sequence genome includes a region encoding these proteins:
- the LOC129775519 gene encoding uncharacterized protein LOC129775519 isoform X1 codes for MNDKSIVTEKIKWLHSENGRVIDEIKLYKKKQEELELKIKELFNYLNNRGNQLETIKKHCEETKLQITEVTSNEKRILAIHELEKSRYSKLRRAVNEHKEAFSRAIRKQRINSCQVNSKTHSPVVPFPNQVSYVNYSLECQLDERKRYLDNVKRKLSKREQDIVIKKNYNAARIIRLRKLLQSNEAKRALCKEQLTALKSKQNRRY; via the exons ATGAACGACAAGTCGATAGTAACGGAGAAAATCAAGTGGCTTCATAGCGAAAATGGTAGAGTCATTG atgAAATCAAATTATACAAGAAAAAGCAAGAGGAGCTGGAGCTTAAAATTAAAGAGCTTTTCAACTATCTCAATAATCGAGGAAATCAActggaaacaataaaaaaacattgcgAA GAAACCAAACTGCAAATAACCGAGGTTACATCGAACGAGAAAAGGATTCTTGCAATACACGAGCTCGAGAAATCTCGTTATTCGAAACTTCGAAGAGCTGTTAATGAGCATAAGGAGGCTTTCTCGCGTGCTATTCGGAAACAAAGGATCAATTCTT GTCAAGTGAACTCTAAAACGCATAGTCCGGTTGTACCTTTCCCAAACCAGGTATCTTACGTGAATTACTCCCTAGAATGTCAGTTAGATGAGAGAAAAAGATATTTGGATAATGTCAAACGTAAGTTGTCGAAGCGTGAACAGGATATtgttatcaagaaaaattacaatGCAGCCAGAATTATACGACTCAGGAAGCTTTTGCAGTCAAACGAGGCGAAGCGGGCTCTGTGCAAGGAGCAATTGACTGCTTTAAAATCTAAACAGAATAGACGGTACTAA
- the LOC129775519 gene encoding uncharacterized protein LOC129775519 isoform X2, translated as MNDKSIVTEKIKWLHSENGRVIDEIKLYKKKQEELELKIKELFNYLNNRGNQLETIKKHCEETKLQITEVTSNEKRILAIHELEKSRYSKLRRAVNEHKEAFSRAIRKQRINSCQVNSKTHSPVVPFPNQVSYVNYSLECQLDERKRYLDNVKPRIIRLRKLLQSNEAKRALCKEQLTALKSKQNRRY; from the exons ATGAACGACAAGTCGATAGTAACGGAGAAAATCAAGTGGCTTCATAGCGAAAATGGTAGAGTCATTG atgAAATCAAATTATACAAGAAAAAGCAAGAGGAGCTGGAGCTTAAAATTAAAGAGCTTTTCAACTATCTCAATAATCGAGGAAATCAActggaaacaataaaaaaacattgcgAA GAAACCAAACTGCAAATAACCGAGGTTACATCGAACGAGAAAAGGATTCTTGCAATACACGAGCTCGAGAAATCTCGTTATTCGAAACTTCGAAGAGCTGTTAATGAGCATAAGGAGGCTTTCTCGCGTGCTATTCGGAAACAAAGGATCAATTCTT GTCAAGTGAACTCTAAAACGCATAGTCCGGTTGTACCTTTCCCAAACCAGGTATCTTACGTGAATTACTCCCTAGAATGTCAGTTAGATGAGAGAAAAAGATATTTGGATAATGTCAAAC CCAGAATTATACGACTCAGGAAGCTTTTGCAGTCAAACGAGGCGAAGCGGGCTCTGTGCAAGGAGCAATTGACTGCTTTAAAATCTAAACAGAATAGACGGTACTAA
- the LOC129773968 gene encoding uncharacterized protein LOC129773968 — translation MRQRGNVIQRLITHTRKFIVFFLETNTAHGLQYLVLYGLHAVERIVWICCIAIGIFGMISLAQRILYRYQTSPMVVSMDRNMYFWNTSFPSLTLCPHIRIDSVKVDQYIQLHSEKFATNEDAVDFREFIVKLANVTYETFLELPMNRTYGILSEDYLDLIMNLSLPLQFAVSSGTTVPVKLQPTVTETGICVAVNSRMAIYSSREYWKNQRWDLVPLPTLSVIHPLDGEVLSQLNELKSSYDVYFHGYMEVPEISKKRYSFYEAFFTTVELSAQEIFTSSNAKE, via the coding sequence ATGAGACAGAGGGGAAACGTTATCCAGCGTCTAATTACTCACACGCGTAAATTTATTGTGTTTTTCCTGGAGACTAACACAGCCCACGGTCTTCAGTATTTGGTTCTCTACGGCCTCCATGCAGTGGAACGCATCGTTTGGATATGCTGCATTGCGATTGGAATTTTCGGAATGATCTCACTAGCTCAGCGTATATTGTATCGGTATCAAACATCGCCGATGGTGGTTTCGATGGATCGCAATATGTATTTTTGGAACACAAGCTTTCCTAGCCTCACACTGTGCCCCCATATCCGAATTGATAGTGTCAAAGTCGACCAGTACATCCAATTGCATTCGGAAAAGTTCGCTACAAACGAGGATGCCGTGGATTTTAGAGAATTCATTGTTAAACTGGCAAATGTGACGTACGAAACTTTTCTGGAATTACCAATGAATAGAACATACGGAATCTTGAGCGAAGATTATTTAGACCTGATAATGAATCTTTCGTTGCCCTTGCAATTCGCGGTCAGTAGTGGAACTACGGTACCCGTAAAATTACAACCGACTGTCACGGAAACGGGGATATGTGTCGCGGTGAACTCAAGAATGGCAATATACAGTTCCCGCGAATATTGGAAGAATCAACGCTGGGATTTAGTACCACTACCAACGTTATCTGTGATTCATCCTCTGGATGGCGAGGTGTTATCTCAGTTGAATGAATTAAAAAGTTCATATGATGTATATTTCCACGGCTATATGGAGGTCCCGGAGATCTCCAAGAAAAGATATTCATTCTACGAAGCATTCTTCACAACGGTTGAACTATCTGCACAAGAAATTTTCACTTCGTCCAACGCGAAAGAGTAA